A portion of the Microbulbifer agarilyticus genome contains these proteins:
- a CDS encoding glycoside-pentoside-hexuronide (GPH):cation symporter, producing the protein MQGSTIGLKEKVGYGLGDTASNIVFQVVVNFLLMFYTDVFGISAAAAGTLLLVVRLFDGITDPLMGGIADRTRTRWGSYRPYLLLLALPYGALAILAFSTPDLGAQGKLIYAYVTYLLLMTVYTAINIPYSALGGVISSDVRERTSVQTYRFAMAMVGGVLVSAAMLPLVDFFGQGDKARGFQLSVAALAGVACLCFFICFATTRERVTVSQPSGARSIGRDFLNLFQNHQWNLIAASTFLLLVLVAMRGAVTPFYVQYFFGMPNWIGTFITVGMLAGVAGALATNVLIRRYCKVQLFRWALAVNIACHLFLLPLDGNQFWWALTLSLIANFVHMITIPLLFSMVADTVDDGNRQGLGQSMAMGYSGHLMALKLGLAVGGACAGWLLAAFGYVPNVEQSPLALTGILVIYAGGPVLCGLGAWWLMRHYRLTSSVIENAISSQREATSQPTLSQASGT; encoded by the coding sequence ATGCAGGGTTCAACAATTGGCCTGAAAGAAAAGGTGGGCTATGGCCTAGGCGACACAGCCAGCAATATTGTCTTTCAGGTCGTGGTCAATTTCCTTTTGATGTTCTACACCGACGTGTTCGGGATTTCCGCGGCCGCTGCGGGCACCCTGCTATTGGTCGTTCGGCTCTTTGATGGCATCACCGACCCATTAATGGGAGGTATCGCAGACCGCACACGCACCCGCTGGGGGAGCTACCGTCCTTACCTGTTATTACTGGCCCTACCTTACGGCGCCCTGGCGATCCTCGCGTTTTCCACTCCAGACCTGGGAGCCCAGGGAAAGCTGATCTACGCCTACGTGACCTACCTGTTACTGATGACGGTGTATACCGCAATCAATATTCCCTACTCAGCCCTTGGCGGGGTGATTTCTTCGGATGTCAGAGAGCGCACTTCGGTACAAACCTATCGGTTCGCGATGGCCATGGTTGGTGGGGTATTGGTATCCGCGGCCATGTTGCCGCTGGTGGATTTTTTCGGCCAGGGAGACAAGGCCCGGGGGTTCCAGTTGAGTGTTGCGGCACTGGCGGGAGTTGCATGCCTGTGCTTCTTCATTTGCTTCGCCACCACTCGAGAGCGTGTGACGGTATCGCAACCTAGTGGCGCACGCAGTATCGGTCGGGATTTTTTGAACTTGTTTCAAAACCATCAGTGGAACCTGATCGCGGCCAGTACGTTTCTCCTGTTGGTACTGGTGGCCATGCGCGGTGCGGTTACCCCATTCTATGTGCAGTACTTCTTCGGCATGCCGAATTGGATCGGCACCTTTATCACCGTGGGGATGCTGGCCGGTGTTGCCGGCGCACTGGCGACCAATGTACTCATTCGCCGCTACTGCAAAGTACAACTCTTTCGCTGGGCTCTCGCCGTAAATATCGCCTGCCATCTGTTCCTCTTACCCTTGGATGGCAATCAGTTCTGGTGGGCATTGACGCTGTCGCTCATCGCCAATTTTGTCCACATGATCACCATTCCTCTGCTGTTCTCGATGGTTGCCGACACGGTTGATGACGGTAACCGGCAAGGACTCGGTCAAAGCATGGCAATGGGTTACTCCGGTCATCTCATGGCCCTGAAGCTCGGCCTGGCCGTCGGCGGCGCCTGTGCAGGATGGCTTTTGGCGGCGTTTGGATACGTCCCCAATGTGGAGCAAAGCCCACTCGCCCTAACAGGCATATTGGTTATTTATGCCGGTGGCCCGGTGCTGTGCGGCCTCGGTGCCTGGTGGCTAATGCGCCACTACCGATTAACAAGCAGCGTCATTGAAAACGCTATCTCTTCACAACGGGAAGCAACTTCCCAGCCAACACTTTCCCAAGCAAGTGGTACCTAA
- the dnaJ gene encoding molecular chaperone DnaJ has translation MSKRDYYEVLGVSKGADDKELKKAYRRVAMKFHPDRNPDDKEAENKFKEANEAYEILSDPQKKAAYDQFGHAGVDGQAGAGAGGFGGFSDIFGDVFGDIFGGAAGGGGRRGPARGSDLRYDLDLDLEDAVRGTTVKIKVPTLTNCGTCHGSGAKPGTQPQTCGTCGGAGQVRMQQGFFSVQQTCPNCRGRGTVITDPCTDCHGRGRIEETKTLSVKVPPGVDSGDRIRLAGEGEAGPDGGPAGDLYVQVMVREHELFQRDGKNLYCEVPISFATAALGGEMEVPTLDGKVKLKIPAESQTGKLFRLRGKGVTPVRGGSPGDLLCRVVVETPINLSSKQKELLEEFASTLSEKKNSPRQTGWFEGVKNFFGDMKL, from the coding sequence ATGTCCAAACGCGATTACTACGAAGTCCTCGGCGTCAGCAAAGGCGCCGATGATAAGGAGCTGAAAAAGGCTTACCGCCGGGTGGCGATGAAATTTCACCCGGACCGCAACCCCGACGATAAAGAGGCGGAAAACAAGTTCAAGGAGGCCAATGAGGCCTACGAGATCCTGTCCGACCCTCAGAAGAAGGCGGCCTATGACCAGTTCGGTCACGCCGGAGTCGATGGTCAGGCGGGCGCCGGTGCCGGTGGCTTCGGCGGCTTCTCCGATATCTTCGGTGATGTGTTTGGCGATATCTTTGGTGGCGCCGCCGGTGGTGGCGGCCGTCGTGGTCCGGCGCGCGGTTCCGACCTGCGCTACGACCTGGACCTGGACCTGGAAGACGCGGTGCGCGGCACCACCGTCAAGATCAAGGTCCCGACCCTGACCAACTGTGGCACCTGCCACGGTTCCGGTGCCAAGCCGGGTACCCAGCCCCAGACCTGTGGCACCTGTGGTGGCGCCGGTCAGGTGCGTATGCAGCAGGGCTTTTTCTCTGTACAGCAAACCTGCCCCAATTGTCGCGGACGCGGCACGGTCATTACCGACCCCTGCACCGACTGTCACGGTCGTGGTCGTATCGAAGAAACCAAAACCCTGTCGGTCAAGGTACCGCCGGGTGTGGATTCCGGTGATCGTATTCGCCTCGCCGGCGAGGGTGAGGCCGGGCCAGACGGCGGCCCCGCCGGTGACCTGTATGTACAGGTGATGGTGCGCGAACACGAGTTGTTCCAGCGCGATGGCAAAAACCTGTACTGCGAAGTACCCATTAGTTTTGCCACTGCGGCCCTCGGCGGTGAAATGGAAGTACCTACCCTGGATGGCAAGGTCAAACTGAAGATCCCGGCAGAAAGCCAGACAGGCAAGCTGTTCCGTCTGCGTGGCAAGGGTGTTACCCCGGTGCGCGGTGGTTCCCCGGGCGACCTGCTGTGCCGTGTTGTGGTGGAAACCCCGATTAACCTGTCCAGCAAGCAAAAAGAACTGTTAGAAGAGTTCGCCAGTACTTTGAGCGAGAAGAAAAACTCCCCGCGTCAGACCGGTTGGTTTGAAGGGGTGAAGAACTTCTTTGGTGATATGAAGCTCTGA
- a CDS encoding lysophospholipid acyltransferase family protein, translating to MQTTIFNTPIITPFLRLIAKLLLKLHGWNIVADEQAMKLKKYVLIAAPHTSNWDGYIFILAALKLGINPHWMGKDKLFPFPLGGVVRWFGGIPVDRSKANNLVDATINQYNAHEELVIGIPPEGTRGKSERWKTGFYHIARGAAIPVACGFVDFPNKVAGIGPVMEMSDNLEEDLKQLGAFYANKKGKHQSDYTPPI from the coding sequence ATGCAAACCACGATTTTCAACACCCCCATTATCACGCCATTCCTGCGTTTGATCGCCAAGCTGCTACTGAAGCTACACGGCTGGAACATCGTCGCCGACGAGCAGGCGATGAAACTGAAAAAGTATGTCCTCATTGCCGCCCCTCACACCTCCAACTGGGATGGATACATCTTTATTCTGGCGGCGCTGAAACTGGGGATAAACCCGCACTGGATGGGCAAAGACAAGCTGTTCCCGTTTCCTCTGGGGGGAGTGGTGCGCTGGTTTGGCGGCATTCCCGTCGACCGCAGCAAAGCAAACAACCTGGTAGACGCCACCATTAACCAGTACAACGCCCACGAAGAACTGGTCATCGGCATCCCTCCGGAAGGCACCCGCGGCAAGTCCGAGCGCTGGAAAACTGGCTTCTACCATATCGCCCGGGGCGCTGCGATTCCGGTGGCCTGTGGTTTTGTCGACTTTCCGAACAAGGTCGCCGGCATTGGCCCGGTGATGGAAATGAGCGACAACCTGGAAGAAGACCTGAAGCAGCTGGGCGCGTTTTACGCCAATAAGAAAGGCAAGCACCAGAGCGATTACACACCGCCCATTTAA
- a CDS encoding NUDIX hydrolase — protein MATKTAKKVPASRQHAEASHILTVDNVIFGCDDGELKVLLVKHGEGSSAGKWGLPGDWLQQGETLEQAASRVLLDRAGVRNIFLEQLHTFSDLNRYPETRIITTAYYALIRPEDYQLVVGASELDAQWFPVKKVPPLIFDHKTILAYGLRHLKHKVRHEPIGFNLLPKKFTLYELQRLYEAVLDVVLDKPNFRRKMMKMNLLMATEEKQSGVTHRAATLYRFDRKVYRELTEQGFVFEV, from the coding sequence ATGGCAACAAAAACCGCTAAGAAAGTCCCTGCAAGCCGCCAGCATGCAGAAGCCAGTCATATCCTTACTGTGGATAATGTCATTTTCGGATGCGACGACGGCGAGTTGAAGGTGCTGCTGGTCAAGCACGGTGAAGGGAGTAGTGCTGGCAAGTGGGGCTTGCCTGGTGACTGGTTACAGCAAGGTGAAACACTGGAGCAGGCTGCCAGTCGTGTGTTACTCGACCGCGCCGGCGTACGAAATATATTTCTCGAGCAATTACATACCTTCAGCGATCTGAATCGCTATCCGGAAACGCGTATTATCACCACCGCGTATTACGCGCTTATTCGTCCCGAGGACTATCAATTGGTCGTCGGCGCATCAGAGCTCGATGCGCAGTGGTTCCCGGTGAAAAAAGTACCGCCACTGATTTTCGATCACAAAACCATTCTTGCTTATGGTCTGCGTCATCTGAAACATAAAGTTCGCCACGAGCCGATCGGTTTCAATCTGTTGCCGAAAAAATTCACGCTTTATGAGCTGCAAAGGCTCTATGAGGCGGTGCTTGATGTGGTTCTGGATAAGCCGAATTTCCGCCGCAAGATGATGAAAATGAACCTGCTGATGGCAACGGAAGAAAAGCAGTCTGGGGTTACCCATCGAGCTGCCACGCTATACCGTTTTGACCGCAAGGTATATCGGGAACTGACCGAACAGGGTTTTGTTTTCGAGGTATAA
- the dnaK gene encoding molecular chaperone DnaK: MGKIIGIDLGTTNSCVAVLDGDKARVIENAEGDRTTPSIVAFTDDNEVLVGQSAKRQAVTNPTNTLFAVKRLIGRKFKDDVVQKDIKMVPYSIVEAENGDAWVEAKGDKKAPPQISAEVLKKMKKTAEDFLGETVDAAVITVPAYFNDSQRQATKDAGRIAGLDVKRIINEPTAAALAYGMDKAGGDRTIAVYDLGGGTFDISIIEIADVDGEKQFEVLSTNGDTFLGGEDFDLRLIDYLAEEFKKEQGIDLKGDPLAMQRLKEAAEKAKIELSSSQQTEVNLPYITADATGPKHLVVKLTRAKLESLVEELVARSLEPVKTALADADMSASGIDEVILVGGQTRMPLVQSKVTEFFGKEPRKDVNPDEAVAVGAAIQGAVLGGDVKDVLLLDVTPLTLGIETMGGVATPLIEKNTTIPTKKSQVFSTADDNQTAVTIHVVQGERKQAAQNKSLGRFDLADIPPAPRGMPQIEVTFDIDANGILHVHAKDKATGKEQSIVIKASSGLSDDEIEKMVQDAEANAEADKQFEELVTARNTLDGLISATKKTLEEAGDKVTADEKTAIEAALTEAEEAVKGNDKAAMEAATTKLTEASGPVAQKMYAEQAQAQAGEAGAEQPQGEQAQSGGDDAVDAEFEEVKDDKKEDK, translated from the coding sequence ATGGGAAAAATTATCGGCATCGACCTGGGTACTACCAACAGCTGTGTGGCAGTCCTGGACGGCGACAAGGCCCGCGTTATTGAGAACGCCGAGGGCGATCGCACCACCCCTTCCATCGTTGCCTTCACCGATGACAACGAAGTACTGGTAGGCCAGTCTGCCAAGCGTCAGGCGGTAACCAACCCGACCAACACCCTGTTCGCGGTGAAGCGTCTGATCGGCCGTAAGTTCAAAGACGACGTTGTGCAGAAAGACATCAAAATGGTGCCTTACTCCATCGTTGAAGCCGAAAACGGCGACGCCTGGGTAGAAGCGAAGGGCGACAAGAAAGCGCCGCCGCAGATCTCTGCCGAAGTACTGAAGAAGATGAAGAAAACCGCCGAGGACTTCCTGGGCGAGACCGTCGATGCGGCAGTAATTACCGTACCGGCCTACTTCAATGACTCCCAGCGCCAGGCGACCAAAGACGCCGGCCGCATTGCCGGTCTGGACGTTAAGCGCATCATCAACGAGCCGACCGCAGCCGCACTGGCATACGGTATGGACAAAGCCGGTGGTGACCGCACCATCGCCGTATACGACCTGGGTGGTGGTACCTTCGATATCTCCATCATCGAAATCGCCGACGTCGACGGTGAAAAGCAGTTTGAAGTACTGTCCACCAACGGTGACACCTTCCTCGGCGGTGAAGACTTCGACCTGCGCCTGATCGACTACCTCGCGGAAGAGTTCAAGAAAGAGCAGGGCATCGACCTGAAAGGTGATCCCCTGGCCATGCAGCGTCTGAAAGAAGCTGCCGAAAAAGCCAAGATCGAGCTGTCTTCCAGCCAGCAGACCGAAGTGAATCTGCCGTACATCACCGCAGACGCTACCGGTCCTAAGCACCTGGTTGTAAAACTGACCCGCGCCAAGCTGGAAAGCCTGGTAGAAGAACTGGTTGCGCGCTCCCTGGAGCCGGTTAAGACCGCACTGGCCGACGCCGACATGTCCGCATCCGGCATCGACGAAGTGATTCTGGTAGGCGGTCAGACCCGTATGCCACTGGTTCAGTCCAAGGTAACCGAGTTCTTCGGTAAAGAGCCGCGTAAAGACGTCAACCCGGATGAAGCCGTTGCCGTTGGCGCAGCGATTCAGGGTGCGGTACTGGGCGGCGACGTGAAAGACGTACTGCTGCTGGACGTAACCCCGCTGACCCTGGGTATCGAAACCATGGGTGGCGTGGCGACTCCGCTGATCGAAAAGAACACCACTATCCCGACCAAGAAGTCTCAGGTGTTCTCTACCGCCGACGACAACCAGACTGCAGTGACCATTCACGTAGTTCAGGGTGAGCGTAAGCAGGCGGCACAGAACAAGTCCCTGGGCCGTTTCGACCTGGCTGACATCCCGCCGGCGCCGCGCGGCATGCCGCAGATCGAAGTAACCTTCGATATCGATGCCAACGGCATTCTGCACGTGCACGCCAAAGACAAGGCGACTGGCAAAGAGCAGTCCATCGTGATCAAGGCCTCCTCCGGTCTGTCCGATGATGAGATCGAAAAAATGGTTCAGGATGCCGAGGCCAATGCCGAAGCGGATAAGCAGTTCGAAGAGCTGGTAACCGCGCGCAACACCCTCGACGGTCTGATCTCTGCCACCAAGAAGACGCTGGAAGAGGCCGGTGACAAGGTGACTGCGGACGAGAAGACCGCCATCGAAGCCGCGCTGACCGAAGCCGAAGAAGCCGTGAAAGGCAACGACAAGGCCGCCATGGAAGCGGCGACCACCAAGCTGACCGAAGCGTCTGGCCCGGTTGCACAGAAGATGTACGCGGAGCAGGCGCAGGCACAGGCCGGCGAAGCGGGTGCCGAACAGCCGCAGGGCGAGCAAGCCCAGTCCGGTGGTGACGACGCAGTGGACGCAGAGTTCGAAGAAGTAAAAGACGACAAGAAAGAAGACAAGTAA
- the grpE gene encoding nucleotide exchange factor GrpE encodes MAKERSEEEQIDTGDQAAENAVEVENPSAEEQHAAEEALTAENAQDEEIASLHQQLSDHKDMVMRAQAEVQNARRRAQQDVEKAHKFGQEKLLKDLLPVVDNLERALATIDKDDEAQKAVREGIELTQKSFIDTLTKSGMELIDPAGEPFDPELHQAMTQIPNGDVEPNTVLDVFQKGYRLNGRLLRPAMVVVSKAP; translated from the coding sequence GTGGCCAAAGAGCGCAGCGAAGAAGAGCAGATCGACACTGGTGATCAGGCGGCAGAAAACGCCGTCGAAGTAGAAAACCCGAGCGCTGAAGAGCAGCACGCCGCGGAAGAGGCGCTGACTGCAGAAAATGCGCAGGATGAGGAGATCGCCTCCCTCCATCAGCAGCTATCGGACCACAAAGACATGGTGATGCGCGCCCAGGCCGAGGTGCAGAATGCCCGCCGCCGCGCCCAGCAGGATGTGGAAAAAGCCCACAAGTTCGGCCAGGAAAAACTGCTGAAGGACCTGCTGCCGGTTGTGGATAACCTGGAGCGAGCCCTCGCCACCATCGACAAGGACGACGAAGCGCAAAAGGCGGTACGCGAAGGTATCGAGCTGACCCAGAAATCCTTTATCGACACCCTGACCAAGTCCGGTATGGAACTAATCGACCCGGCCGGCGAGCCCTTCGACCCGGAACTGCACCAGGCCATGACCCAGATCCCGAATGGCGATGTGGAGCCCAATACCGTGTTGGACGTGTTTCAGAAAGGCTATCGCCTGAACGGTCGCCTGTTGCGCCCGGCAATGGTCGTCGTCTCCAAGGCACCTTGA
- the recN gene encoding DNA repair protein RecN, whose protein sequence is MLLHLSISQFTLVDQLELEFGHGTSTLTGETGAGKSITLDALGLALGDRGNGELVRAGAKRADIHATFDISNHEEARTWLEDQEMDAEREVILRRTISADGRSRAYINGQPVTLMQLRTLGEQLIDIHSQHEHQSLLKKDTHRRLLDEYAHAEGHSAEVRIHYKTWQDQYRRYRRLADSAEETQARRDLLEYQLEELAQLDLKPGELEELESEQRQLANAGDILNGSYQLAAMLNGGEGDIAEQLHRALQLVSAMPEQSPALAEVAQMLDSARIQIDEAGSTLSRHIDTFEMNPERLTEVEERLSAIYSIARKHRIQPAQLAELQQQWQQELEEIGAPDALDKLAGECEQLEQAFRAAAGKLSKLRIAAAKKLADAVNSQLADLAMPHARVELALTALEKPTATGLEEVEILIATNPGQPARALGKIASGGELSRVSLAIQVVTAQTSRTPTLVFDEVDVGIGGATGDVVGKLLRQLGERGQVICVTHLAQVAARAHRQYLVEKHSDGEAAFVALRELKDAERSAEVARMLGGEATAQSLAHAEEMLARA, encoded by the coding sequence ATGTTGCTGCACCTGTCCATCAGTCAGTTCACCCTGGTCGACCAGCTGGAGCTGGAGTTCGGTCACGGCACCAGCACCCTTACCGGTGAAACCGGCGCCGGCAAATCCATTACGCTGGATGCGCTTGGCCTGGCACTGGGTGACCGGGGCAATGGCGAACTGGTGCGCGCCGGTGCCAAACGCGCCGATATCCACGCTACCTTCGATATCAGCAACCACGAGGAAGCTCGCACCTGGCTGGAAGACCAGGAGATGGACGCCGAGCGCGAAGTGATTCTGCGCCGCACCATCAGTGCCGACGGCCGCTCCCGCGCCTATATCAATGGCCAGCCAGTAACCCTGATGCAGTTGCGCACCCTGGGCGAGCAGCTTATCGATATCCACAGCCAGCACGAACACCAGTCGCTGCTGAAGAAAGACACCCACCGTCGCCTGCTGGACGAATACGCCCATGCCGAGGGGCACAGCGCCGAAGTGCGCATTCACTACAAAACCTGGCAGGACCAGTACCGCCGCTACCGCCGCCTGGCAGACAGTGCCGAGGAAACCCAAGCGCGCCGCGACCTGCTGGAATACCAGCTGGAAGAGCTGGCGCAACTGGACCTGAAACCCGGCGAGCTGGAAGAGCTTGAGAGCGAGCAGCGCCAGTTGGCCAACGCTGGCGACATCCTGAACGGCAGCTATCAGCTGGCCGCCATGCTGAACGGTGGCGAAGGGGATATTGCCGAACAGCTACACCGCGCCCTGCAGCTGGTCAGCGCAATGCCCGAACAAAGCCCGGCTCTGGCCGAGGTGGCACAGATGCTCGACAGCGCGCGCATCCAGATCGATGAAGCCGGCAGCACCCTGTCGCGGCATATCGATACCTTTGAAATGAACCCCGAACGCCTGACGGAGGTGGAAGAGCGCCTTTCGGCCATCTATTCCATTGCCCGCAAACACCGGATTCAGCCAGCCCAGCTCGCCGAGCTGCAACAGCAATGGCAGCAGGAGCTGGAGGAGATCGGCGCACCCGACGCGCTCGATAAACTGGCCGGCGAATGCGAGCAACTGGAGCAGGCGTTCCGGGCGGCCGCCGGCAAACTCAGCAAGCTCCGCATCGCGGCAGCAAAAAAACTGGCGGACGCGGTAAACAGCCAGCTCGCCGATCTGGCGATGCCCCACGCCCGCGTCGAGTTGGCGCTCACTGCGCTGGAAAAGCCCACCGCTACAGGCCTCGAAGAAGTGGAAATCCTGATCGCCACCAACCCCGGCCAGCCGGCGCGGGCACTCGGTAAAATTGCCTCCGGTGGTGAACTGTCGCGGGTGAGCTTGGCAATTCAGGTCGTCACTGCGCAAACCTCGCGCACCCCCACGCTGGTGTTTGATGAAGTGGATGTGGGTATTGGCGGCGCTACCGGCGATGTGGTGGGCAAACTGCTACGCCAGCTGGGCGAGCGCGGCCAGGTTATCTGCGTGACCCACCTTGCCCAAGTCGCCGCGCGCGCACACCGTCAGTATCTGGTGGAGAAGCACAGCGATGGCGAAGCGGCATTCGTGGCCCTGCGGGAACTGAAGGATGCAGAACGCAGTGCCGAGGTGGCACGCATGCTCGGTGGCGAGGCTACCGCGCAGTCCCTGGCGCACGCGGAAGAGATGCTGGCTCGGGCCTGA
- a CDS encoding outer membrane protein assembly factor BamE, translating to MPSVVRILLIAGLVSLVTGCSLFKFPGVHRIQVQQGNIITQEMVDKLQPGMTRRQVRFVLGTPLIEDTFNPNRWDYINRIRSPKGEESQQRFTVYFNGDLLIATSGDWQPVGWP from the coding sequence ATGCCATCAGTTGTACGCATTCTGCTGATCGCCGGGCTGGTTAGCCTGGTTACCGGTTGTAGCCTGTTCAAATTCCCCGGGGTACACCGGATTCAGGTTCAGCAGGGCAATATCATTACCCAGGAAATGGTCGACAAGCTGCAGCCGGGCATGACCCGTCGCCAGGTGCGCTTTGTACTAGGCACCCCGCTGATTGAAGACACCTTCAATCCCAACCGCTGGGACTATATCAACCGCATTCGCAGCCCCAAGGGTGAAGAAAGCCAGCAGCGCTTTACCGTCTACTTCAATGGCGACCTGCTGATTGCCACCAGTGGCGACTGGCAGCCGGTCGGCTGGCCTTAA
- the fur gene encoding ferric iron uptake transcriptional regulator: MSNENQELRKAGLKVTLPRVKILQLLESASEQHLSAEDVYKMLLEAGEDVGLATVYRVLTQFESAGLVMRHNFDGGHSVFELDRGDHHDHMVCTDSGKVIEFHNEQIEELQHKIAAEHGYELTGHSLVLYVKKKES; this comes from the coding sequence ATGTCTAACGAAAACCAGGAACTGCGCAAGGCTGGCCTTAAGGTCACGCTGCCGCGTGTAAAAATTCTGCAGCTGCTTGAGAGCGCCAGCGAACAACATCTGAGTGCGGAAGATGTGTACAAAATGCTGCTGGAGGCCGGTGAAGATGTGGGCCTGGCGACTGTTTACCGGGTATTGACCCAGTTTGAGAGTGCCGGGCTGGTGATGCGCCACAACTTCGATGGCGGCCACTCTGTATTCGAACTGGACCGCGGCGACCACCACGACCACATGGTGTGCACCGATTCCGGCAAGGTCATCGAATTCCACAATGAGCAGATCGAAGAGCTGCAGCACAAGATCGCGGCCGAGCACGGTTACGAGCTGACCGGCCACAGCCTGGTGCTGTACGTGAAGAAGAAAGAGAGCTGA
- a CDS encoding glycoside hydrolase family 43 protein — translation MPSNPILKGFNPDPSIVRVGDDYYIATSTFEWYPGVQIHHSRDLINWTLMARPLNRAALLDMRGNPDSCGVWAPCLSYSDGLFHLIYSNVRRFEGDYKDVDNFLTTCETIDGEWSDPVYLNSSGFDPSMFHDDDGKKWLLNMVWDHRPGKNRFAGILLQEYDAQQKRLIGTPQNIFLGTEAGLTEAPHLYRRNGYYYLLTAEGGTGYEHRMTFARAKEITGPYEVDPNGYFVTAVDHPELPLQRCGHGDIVETPSGEVFAVFLCGRPLPEIRRCPLGRETALQRAEWGSDGWLRLSHGGSYAEEEFAEPDLEMGEQSAEATTTFDEFNSAQLPMHYQWLRTPFPESFMSLEERPGYLRLRGKRSIGNHFEQALIARRQEHWCFSASTSVEFAPENYQQMAGLVCYYNAHKFHYLYISHSEEHGRHLAIMSCLGDPSEALHFPLSGTEEEVISIPEGTPIHLRSDVNEAELTFYWSADGENWQAVGASLDHSIVSDEAGKGEGASFTGAFVGMCCQDISGTSKPADFAYFKYQAR, via the coding sequence ATGCCAAGCAATCCTATTTTAAAAGGCTTTAATCCTGACCCTTCCATCGTACGCGTGGGGGATGATTACTACATAGCGACATCCACCTTCGAATGGTACCCAGGTGTGCAGATTCACCACTCTCGTGACCTGATCAACTGGACGCTGATGGCCCGCCCACTGAACCGTGCGGCCTTGCTGGATATGCGCGGCAATCCGGATTCCTGCGGTGTCTGGGCGCCCTGCCTTTCCTATAGCGACGGGTTGTTTCACCTGATCTACAGCAATGTCCGGCGCTTCGAGGGTGACTACAAGGATGTGGATAATTTCCTCACCACCTGCGAAACAATTGACGGCGAGTGGTCTGACCCGGTGTATCTGAATAGCAGCGGCTTTGACCCATCGATGTTCCATGACGACGACGGCAAAAAATGGTTGCTGAATATGGTGTGGGACCACCGCCCCGGGAAAAATCGTTTCGCCGGGATTCTGCTGCAAGAGTATGACGCTCAGCAGAAACGTCTAATAGGCACACCGCAGAATATTTTCCTCGGTACTGAAGCCGGCCTTACTGAAGCACCCCACCTCTATCGCAGAAATGGTTACTACTATTTGCTTACGGCGGAAGGCGGCACAGGCTATGAACACCGAATGACATTTGCACGCGCCAAAGAGATCACCGGCCCCTATGAGGTGGACCCCAACGGGTATTTCGTCACGGCAGTGGATCATCCGGAATTGCCCCTACAGCGCTGTGGGCACGGTGATATTGTCGAAACACCTTCTGGTGAAGTCTTTGCGGTCTTCCTGTGCGGGCGCCCACTCCCCGAGATTCGTCGTTGCCCGTTGGGTAGGGAAACCGCCCTGCAGCGTGCGGAGTGGGGCTCGGACGGCTGGCTCCGTCTCAGCCATGGTGGTAGCTACGCCGAAGAGGAATTTGCAGAGCCAGATCTCGAAATGGGCGAGCAATCTGCTGAAGCTACAACTACATTTGATGAATTCAATTCCGCACAGCTGCCGATGCACTATCAGTGGCTGCGCACGCCGTTCCCGGAATCGTTCATGAGTCTGGAAGAACGCCCGGGCTATTTACGCCTGCGTGGCAAACGCTCCATTGGTAACCACTTTGAACAGGCCCTTATCGCACGGCGACAGGAGCACTGGTGTTTCAGTGCCAGTACCAGTGTGGAGTTTGCGCCGGAAAACTATCAGCAGATGGCCGGACTGGTGTGCTATTACAACGCACACAAATTCCACTACCTATACATTTCCCACAGTGAAGAGCACGGACGACACCTGGCAATCATGAGTTGCCTTGGCGACCCCAGCGAAGCACTGCACTTCCCCCTGTCGGGAACCGAGGAAGAAGTCATTTCTATTCCCGAAGGCACGCCCATTCATTTACGCAGCGATGTGAACGAAGCCGAACTTACCTTCTACTGGTCTGCGGATGGTGAAAACTGGCAAGCCGTTGGCGCGAGCCTGGACCACAGCATCGTCTCAGACGAGGCAGGGAAAGGGGAAGGAGCCAGCTTTACCGGCGCGTTTGTGGGCATGTGTTGTCAGGACATTTCCGGCACGAGCAAGCCGGCCGACTTTGCATATTTTAAGTATCAGGCTCGATAG